The following are from one region of the Aquirufa lenticrescens genome:
- a CDS encoding SDR family NAD(P)-dependent oxidoreductase: protein MSYAIITGGSKGIGKEIALQLAERGYNLLLVARNSYELQQVKEEIQKKYSLDVDYLVADLADSSAVNTLYEWVLAKQIDLRILVNNAGYGLVGEFEKYSFEETQKMMQVNMNALVELCYRFYPMLSGKGQAYVLNIASSTAYQAIPLMSVYAASKVFVLNFSRGLFHEWKEKGISVTAVSPGATTTNFNDRANLPAKASKAAEKVTMTPAVVAKLAVDGMFAKKQEVITGLINKLGAFLAWIAPKAISEKVAKGIYE from the coding sequence ATGTCATACGCAATCATTACCGGAGGAAGTAAAGGAATAGGCAAGGAAATTGCCTTGCAATTAGCAGAGAGAGGGTATAACCTATTACTAGTTGCTCGTAATTCGTATGAGCTTCAGCAGGTAAAAGAAGAGATTCAGAAAAAGTATTCGCTGGACGTTGATTACCTAGTGGCGGATTTAGCAGATTCATCTGCTGTTAACACCTTGTATGAGTGGGTGCTGGCAAAGCAGATTGATTTACGTATTTTGGTGAACAACGCGGGTTATGGCTTAGTGGGAGAATTTGAAAAATATTCTTTTGAGGAGACCCAAAAGATGATGCAAGTAAACATGAATGCATTAGTGGAATTGTGTTACCGTTTCTATCCGATGCTTTCAGGTAAAGGCCAAGCCTACGTATTGAATATTGCAAGTTCTACGGCCTACCAGGCGATTCCTTTGATGAGTGTTTATGCTGCTTCTAAAGTATTTGTCTTGAACTTCTCTCGTGGCTTATTCCACGAGTGGAAGGAGAAAGGAATTAGCGTTACGGCCGTTAGCCCGGGTGCTACTACTACAAACTTTAATGACCGAGCGAACTTGCCAGCTAAGGCTAGTAAGGCGGCAGAGAAAGTAACGATGACTCCCGCTGTTGTGGCAAAGTTAGCCGTGGATGGTATGTTTGCTAAAAAGCAAGAAGTGATAACGGGTCTCATCAATAAGCTAGGAGCTTTCTTGGCTTGGATAGCCCCTAAAGCGATTTCAGAGAAAGTGGCTAAAGGTATTTACGAATAG
- a CDS encoding T9SS type A sorting domain-containing protein — MKTLFFLFYSFVAFTQCATISTQPLSQITCEGDSIRLIVVSSSGTFQWEKRRPSDTKFTSITNARAARYSFLSGGATHPAGSYYRLKITSGKCNSYSDSVLVVLRKAPVISSVTVCEKALISFPYSWTLNGQAVDSIIATPTLNGAKIKAFARYSTLPAGTCVMASNEVSLSITTLPAAPSHSVKLVKACEGLPFSLNATGCSPSLTFWYNSDGRKIGEGSRLPLIASDSAIFRATCVKSGCEGPLSSGVKTAIYPIPAPPLNTSSNYFCSDVAFSLQASGGLNNIWYESESAKSSLSTATALAMKAIRNTSNEDSLFVRFASVKINDCESTRIPVTIRIKPRLIIRSLNPISLTGERTISVPETLPLNGTPPYQVTYSSSAKSTFGPFTGNGFLLRTATDSLGCSTKDTTGVNYVRNGPIIHRLTARSETNCLTNNYRIRINGCPLKTSALGTSKRYESALADFILTGGNYTFLCNDGETDTLMLNLPVLKQPSALVRKSFTGPICEADSASFSLTLDPSIHFVGWEMNGHLFATEKTINGLLPSGEYQSVFEENGCFYRSEKINLARKANPPAPRLEKMGAYFVSVRSLSIGIPEWLIDQTRSTDTTSFRKITEGREFYVRAKWMYKSLSCFSTYSNVYYVDKPATYEFAVYPNPNQGQLSIEIAYEIADAEVHLFDLKGKLLDSMKIKSSSRRIDWDISRLPAGTYVVRLIFDGISQEKTIRKYL, encoded by the coding sequence ATGAAAACGCTCTTTTTTCTCTTCTATAGTTTCGTTGCCTTCACACAATGCGCTACCATCAGCACACAACCTCTCTCACAAATTACCTGTGAGGGAGATTCCATTCGACTCATTGTTGTCAGTTCGAGCGGCACTTTTCAATGGGAAAAGCGCAGACCCTCGGACACGAAATTCACGAGCATTACAAACGCGCGCGCAGCGCGCTACAGTTTTCTTTCCGGCGGAGCCACGCATCCCGCGGGATCTTATTATCGATTAAAAATCACGTCTGGCAAATGCAACAGCTATTCTGATTCTGTTTTAGTGGTGCTCCGAAAAGCGCCTGTGATTTCAAGTGTTACGGTTTGCGAAAAGGCGCTTATTTCTTTCCCTTATTCCTGGACACTCAATGGTCAAGCTGTGGATTCTATTATTGCTACACCCACACTGAATGGAGCAAAAATAAAGGCATTCGCCCGATACTCCACTCTTCCAGCTGGCACTTGCGTGATGGCCTCCAATGAGGTATCACTGAGCATCACCACGCTCCCTGCTGCTCCCTCCCATTCCGTAAAACTCGTCAAAGCCTGCGAAGGCCTACCCTTTTCGCTCAATGCGACAGGCTGTTCGCCTTCCCTTACTTTTTGGTATAATTCCGATGGCCGCAAAATAGGCGAAGGTAGTCGATTACCACTGATCGCCTCCGACAGCGCCATTTTTCGGGCAACTTGTGTTAAATCTGGTTGCGAGGGACCTTTATCATCAGGGGTAAAAACGGCTATTTACCCTATTCCAGCGCCGCCGCTGAATACCTCCTCCAATTACTTTTGCTCAGATGTTGCCTTTTCTTTACAAGCCAGCGGAGGGCTAAACAACATCTGGTATGAATCGGAGTCAGCTAAGTCTAGCCTAAGCACCGCAACAGCCTTAGCTATGAAAGCTATTCGAAATACAAGCAATGAAGATTCTCTATTCGTCCGATTTGCTTCTGTCAAAATAAACGATTGCGAAAGCACACGAATTCCAGTAACGATTCGGATCAAGCCACGACTCATTATACGCTCATTAAATCCTATTTCACTTACCGGCGAAAGAACAATAAGTGTACCTGAAACACTACCGTTGAATGGAACACCACCCTACCAAGTCACTTATAGCTCCTCAGCAAAAAGCACTTTCGGTCCTTTTACTGGCAATGGATTCCTATTGAGAACTGCAACAGATTCGCTGGGCTGTAGTACGAAAGACACGACAGGAGTAAATTATGTGCGAAACGGCCCCATTATTCATCGATTAACAGCTCGCTCTGAAACGAATTGCCTAACAAATAACTACCGTATTCGAATCAATGGCTGTCCATTGAAAACATCAGCATTAGGTACTTCCAAACGCTATGAATCCGCATTAGCAGATTTTATCCTAACAGGAGGAAATTACACATTCCTCTGCAACGATGGGGAGACAGACACGCTAATGCTAAATTTGCCTGTTTTAAAGCAACCAAGCGCTCTGGTTCGCAAATCCTTCACAGGACCCATTTGTGAAGCGGACAGCGCAAGCTTCAGCCTTACATTGGACCCTAGCATTCATTTCGTTGGTTGGGAAATGAACGGCCATCTATTTGCCACTGAAAAAACAATAAATGGCTTACTTCCCTCTGGAGAATACCAATCCGTTTTTGAAGAAAATGGCTGTTTCTACCGCTCGGAGAAAATCAATCTAGCAAGAAAAGCCAATCCCCCAGCTCCTCGTTTAGAAAAAATGGGAGCCTATTTTGTGAGTGTGAGATCTTTGTCAATCGGCATCCCCGAATGGCTCATCGATCAAACCCGATCAACTGACACAACCTCTTTTCGAAAGATCACCGAAGGACGCGAATTCTACGTCCGCGCTAAATGGATGTATAAAAGTCTTTCCTGCTTTTCTACCTATTCCAATGTGTATTACGTAGATAAACCCGCGACCTACGAATTCGCTGTATACCCTAATCCAAACCAAGGGCAACTGTCCATCGAAATCGCGTATGAAATAGCAGACGCAGAAGTCCACTTGTTCGATTTGAAGGGCAAATTACTTGACTCTATGAAAATAAAAAGTTCCAGCAGGAGAATCGACTGGGATATTTCCCGTTTACCTGCTGGAACCTATGTAGTCAGACTGATCTTTGATGGAATCAGCCAAGAAAAAACTATTCGTAAATACCTTTAG
- a CDS encoding hydroxypyruvate isomerase family protein, whose product MENKFSRRDILKSSAGFAGLGMMGHRFQEADIQAGLDLKGKVHHSACRWCYNDIPFEELVINAKKIGLQSIELTGPDEWEILKKHDMTAAIGWGKYPDGMNIPNFFNRTKNHDALVGFYEDIIPKAAKAGVKNIITFSGNRDGMSDEDGLINCKKGLQRIMKTAERYDVTISMELLNSKVNHKDYQADTTEWGAALCEMVGSDKFKLLYDIYHMQIMEGDVIATIKKYHQYISHYHTGGVPGRNEIDETQELNYAAIIRAIYDTGYKGFIGQEFIPARKDKMASLEQAVKICDI is encoded by the coding sequence ATGGAAAACAAATTCAGCCGAAGAGACATTCTAAAAAGCTCTGCTGGGTTCGCAGGCCTTGGAATGATGGGACATCGTTTTCAGGAAGCAGACATCCAAGCGGGCCTTGACTTAAAAGGAAAGGTACATCACTCAGCCTGTCGCTGGTGCTATAACGATATCCCGTTTGAGGAATTAGTCATTAACGCCAAAAAAATCGGCTTGCAATCCATCGAATTAACAGGTCCCGATGAGTGGGAAATCCTGAAAAAACACGATATGACTGCGGCAATTGGCTGGGGAAAATACCCAGACGGCATGAACATCCCGAACTTCTTTAACCGTACGAAAAACCACGACGCTTTAGTCGGTTTCTACGAAGATATCATCCCTAAAGCAGCGAAAGCCGGCGTTAAAAATATCATCACCTTCTCCGGAAACAGAGATGGTATGAGCGATGAAGACGGACTAATCAACTGCAAAAAGGGCTTACAACGTATCATGAAAACCGCAGAACGTTACGATGTAACGATCTCCATGGAGTTATTGAATTCCAAAGTAAACCACAAAGACTACCAAGCTGACACAACTGAATGGGGTGCTGCACTTTGTGAGATGGTGGGTTCTGATAAATTCAAATTGCTTTACGATATCTACCACATGCAAATCATGGAAGGGGACGTAATCGCTACCATCAAAAAATACCACCAATACATCTCTCACTACCACACAGGTGGTGTTCCAGGTCGTAACGAGATCGACGAGACGCAAGAATTAAATTATGCGGCTATCATTCGTGCTATCTACGATACAGGATATAAAGGCTTTATCGGACAGGAATTCATTCCAGCTCGTAAAGACAAAATGGCGTCCTTAGAACAAGCGGTAAAAATCTGCGATATTTAA